The following coding sequences are from one Streptomyces sp. NBC_01294 window:
- a CDS encoding GNAT family N-acetyltransferase: MTVSIRDLRPGDSLDAESVVRVRRAALPFVITTAADVAFELSCAPPAKRYRILVAETDGGQVIGTAQVGIAYDSPEPGQSFLNAYVDPARRGLGAGRLLLRAAEEHLAAQDAVDAYAWVLDEPAPRAFAERHGYRPSRSAHFLRLDLAAAALPALPPALPAGVELVAASAFAADPRPLFEADAEATADEPGDVAAAFDDYEDWLAHTWSSPSLDKELTTVVLVDGAVAAFCAAETDGAARYSSAMTGTLRAFRGRGLAKLAKTASLHRARAAGYTEAFTGNDADNGPMLAINEWFGYEICATETRYTKKLETV, translated from the coding sequence ATGACCGTATCGATCCGCGACCTCCGCCCGGGCGACTCCTTAGATGCGGAGTCCGTCGTGCGGGTACGGCGTGCAGCCCTGCCCTTCGTGATCACCACGGCTGCGGACGTGGCCTTCGAGCTCTCCTGCGCCCCTCCCGCGAAGCGCTACCGCATCCTCGTCGCCGAGACCGACGGCGGCCAGGTCATCGGCACCGCCCAGGTCGGCATCGCCTACGACAGCCCGGAGCCCGGCCAGTCGTTCCTCAACGCGTACGTCGACCCGGCCCGCCGCGGCCTCGGCGCCGGCCGGCTCCTGCTCCGCGCCGCCGAGGAGCACCTCGCCGCGCAGGACGCGGTGGACGCGTACGCCTGGGTCCTCGACGAGCCCGCCCCTCGCGCCTTCGCCGAGCGGCACGGCTACCGCCCCAGCCGCTCCGCGCACTTCCTGCGCCTGGACCTGGCGGCGGCCGCGCTGCCCGCGCTGCCGCCGGCCCTCCCCGCCGGGGTCGAGCTGGTCGCCGCCTCGGCCTTCGCCGCCGATCCGCGTCCGCTCTTCGAGGCCGACGCGGAGGCGACCGCCGACGAACCGGGCGACGTCGCGGCCGCGTTCGACGACTACGAGGACTGGCTCGCGCACACCTGGAGCAGCCCGTCCCTCGACAAGGAGCTGACCACGGTCGTCCTGGTCGACGGGGCGGTGGCCGCCTTCTGCGCGGCCGAGACCGACGGCGCCGCCCGCTACTCCTCGGCGATGACCGGCACCCTGCGCGCCTTCCGCGGCCGGGGCCTGGCCAAACTCGCCAAGACGGCGTCCCTGCACCGGGCCCGCGCGGCCGGGTACACCGAGGCATTCACCGGCAACGATGCGGACAACGGCCCGATGCTCGCCATCAACGAGTGGTTCGGGTACGAGATCTGCGCGACCGAGACCCGCTACACGAAGAAACTGGAGACAGTGTGA
- a CDS encoding GntR family transcriptional regulator, whose protein sequence is MTSTNLKITIDGSAGSAAPYEQLRAQIADRARSGKLPAGFKLPTVRGLAEELGLAANTVAKAYRALEADGVIETRGRNGTFVAAAEGASREAAAAAQAYAERAHRLGLTQAEASAAATEALRARYAAE, encoded by the coding sequence GTGACCTCGACAAACCTGAAGATCACCATCGATGGCTCGGCCGGGTCGGCCGCCCCGTACGAACAGCTGCGCGCGCAGATCGCCGACCGGGCCCGGTCGGGGAAGCTGCCGGCGGGCTTCAAGCTGCCGACGGTACGGGGGCTGGCGGAGGAGCTGGGGCTGGCCGCCAACACCGTCGCGAAGGCGTACCGGGCGCTGGAGGCGGACGGGGTGATCGAGACGCGGGGCCGCAACGGGACGTTCGTCGCGGCGGCGGAGGGGGCGTCCCGTGAGGCCGCGGCTGCCGCGCAGGCGTACGCGGAGCGGGCCCACCGGCTGGGCCTGACGCAGGCCGAGGCGTCCGCCGCCGCCACCGAAGCCCTCCGGGCCCGGTACGCAGCCGAGTAG
- a CDS encoding DUF5925 domain-containing protein — translation MPANPHDALPIRLNVDDSDSPSDVVDALFLGRFASGEQPYSHSMSIERVKAEATLLPPEATVLRSARDSDRSATLAEGEGWTMLVSRWSRGADVTVTAVSDELAASVLGTATEGVQDEPEPQPENVTMGFWYVSPRRGPYRTTRQIAAGTWAEVRPNYTAPVAGAMDRLMKVTPDDIAGRLLLLHGPPGTGKTSALRTLARSWRDWCQVDCVLDPERLFNDVGYLMDIAIGEDEGTAKGRWRLLLLEDCDELIRGEARHTAGQALSRLLNLTDGLLGQGRNVLVGVTTNEDLERLHPAVVRPGRCLARIEVGRLTHREAVDWLGTAEGVPREGASLAELFALRRGTGPAAILPPQPHSTEAGLYL, via the coding sequence ATGCCAGCCAACCCGCATGACGCGCTGCCGATCCGGCTCAACGTCGACGACAGCGATTCCCCGTCGGATGTCGTCGACGCGCTGTTTCTCGGCCGGTTCGCATCCGGCGAGCAGCCGTACTCGCACAGCATGTCGATCGAGCGGGTCAAGGCGGAGGCGACCCTCCTGCCGCCGGAGGCCACCGTGTTGCGCTCGGCGCGCGACAGCGACCGCAGCGCCACCCTCGCCGAGGGCGAGGGCTGGACGATGCTCGTCTCGCGCTGGAGCCGGGGCGCGGACGTGACCGTGACGGCGGTCAGCGACGAACTCGCCGCCAGCGTGCTCGGCACGGCCACGGAAGGCGTGCAGGACGAGCCCGAACCGCAGCCGGAGAACGTGACGATGGGCTTCTGGTACGTCTCCCCGCGCCGCGGCCCGTACCGGACGACCCGCCAGATCGCGGCCGGGACCTGGGCCGAGGTGCGGCCCAACTACACCGCGCCGGTGGCCGGGGCCATGGACCGGCTGATGAAGGTGACCCCGGACGACATCGCGGGCCGGCTGCTCCTGCTGCACGGCCCGCCGGGCACGGGCAAGACCTCCGCGCTGCGCACTCTGGCCCGGTCCTGGCGGGACTGGTGCCAGGTGGACTGCGTCCTGGACCCGGAGCGGCTGTTCAACGACGTCGGCTACCTGATGGACATCGCGATCGGCGAGGACGAGGGCACGGCGAAGGGCCGCTGGCGGTTGCTGCTGCTGGAGGACTGCGACGAGCTGATCCGCGGCGAGGCCCGCCACACCGCCGGGCAGGCGCTGTCGCGGCTGCTGAACCTGACGGACGGACTGCTGGGGCAGGGCCGCAACGTCCTGGTCGGGGTGACCACCAACGAGGACCTGGAACGGCTCCACCCCGCGGTGGTACGGCCGGGGCGCTGCCTGGCGCGCATCGAGGTCGGCCGGCTGACCCACCGGGAGGCGGTGGACTGGCTGGGCACCGCCGAGGGCGTCCCCCGCGAGGGGGCCAGCCTGGCGGAACTGTTCGCGCTACGGCGCGGGACGGGACCGGCGGCGATCCTGCCGCCGCAGCCGCACTCCACGGAGGCAGGCCTGTACCTCTAG
- a CDS encoding SGNH/GDSL hydrolase family protein translates to MSWKPSRFAALTFSLLLAAGAALFGAGQAAAAARADFGYVALGDSYSSGLGAGNYDGASGNCKRTTRAYPALWAATHSPQTFSFTACSGARTNDVLAGQLAPLNSGTDLVSITIGGNDAGFSDVMTTCVLQSESTCISRVNQAKAYVDSTLPGRLDQVYNAIDSRSPGAHVVVLGYPRFYKLNGTCTTGLTEGERAAINGAADHLNAAIAKRAADHGFTFASVAGAFTGHEICSGNAWLHSVNWLNIAESYHPTAAGQSGGYLPAFTNAA, encoded by the coding sequence ATGAGCTGGAAACCGTCGCGCTTCGCTGCCCTCACCTTCTCCCTGTTACTCGCCGCGGGCGCCGCCCTGTTCGGCGCGGGCCAGGCGGCCGCCGCCGCCCGGGCCGACTTCGGCTACGTCGCCCTCGGCGACTCGTACTCCTCCGGCCTCGGCGCCGGCAACTACGACGGCGCGAGCGGGAACTGCAAGCGCACCACCCGCGCCTACCCGGCCCTGTGGGCCGCCACCCATTCCCCCCAGACCTTCTCCTTCACCGCCTGCTCGGGCGCCCGTACGAACGACGTCCTCGCGGGCCAGCTCGCCCCGCTCAACTCCGGCACCGACCTCGTCAGCATCACCATCGGCGGCAACGACGCGGGATTCTCCGACGTCATGACGACCTGTGTGCTCCAGTCCGAATCCACCTGCATCAGCCGCGTGAACCAGGCCAAGGCCTACGTGGACTCCACCCTCCCCGGCCGGCTCGACCAGGTCTACAACGCCATCGACAGCCGGTCGCCCGGCGCGCACGTCGTCGTCCTCGGCTATCCCCGCTTCTACAAGCTGAACGGCACCTGCACCACCGGCCTGACCGAGGGCGAGCGCGCCGCCATCAACGGCGCCGCAGACCACCTCAACGCCGCCATCGCCAAACGCGCCGCCGACCACGGCTTCACCTTCGCCTCGGTCGCCGGCGCCTTCACGGGCCACGAGATCTGCTCCGGCAACGCGTGGCTGCACAGCGTCAACTGGTTGAACATCGCGGAGTCGTACCACCCGACCGCCGCCGGACAGTCCGGCGGCTACCTGCCGGCGTTCACCAACGCGGCCTGA
- a CDS encoding serine/threonine-protein kinase produces the protein MSEESNSDRVISGRYRLLEPIGRGGMGIVWRARDEVLARDVAVKEVRAPAGLDAAELQRMYRRLEREAWAAARVSHRGVVTVYDVASEDGRPWIVMELIRGLSLADVLEAEGPMSPQRAAHIGEQVLAALRSAHDSGVLHRDVKPANVLIANDGRVVLSDFGIASLEGSSAITMTGEVVGSPEFLAPERALGRDPGPESDLWSLGVMLYAAVEGVSPFRQATPLDTLRAVVDEELPRPRRAGPLEPVLEGLLRKDPAERLPAAEAARMLRVVGAGGAVRASGGPVSGPDTPTATAHHRHEPGGGGAQGVPRAPGTQGSSYGQPTPPLPAPRPDARESRAGLVLTVGIAVLLLALAVLGWLLLKDRQPAGGARGNGGAPSGSATTARPATTPPSAPPSGSAPASASASPGAAQHVSVYVNAVRSTYTGSCPPPAGHAPAFAATVEVERTPVVLEYRWATRSGRTSGPGWQSVTYEGAGPKSRRLEHTELTHVADGTFDDAVRLEVRGPAEVTTQWVATSVTCRKETPTGGASSPEPSPSPAVTPTASAPATPGDGEGEHPEPA, from the coding sequence GTGAGTGAGGAATCGAACTCCGATCGTGTCATCTCGGGCCGGTACCGCCTGCTGGAACCGATCGGCCGCGGCGGGATGGGCATCGTGTGGCGCGCCCGGGACGAGGTGCTGGCCCGCGACGTCGCCGTCAAGGAGGTCCGGGCGCCGGCCGGGCTGGACGCCGCCGAACTGCAGCGCATGTACCGGCGGCTGGAGCGGGAGGCCTGGGCGGCGGCCAGGGTCTCGCACCGCGGGGTCGTCACGGTCTACGACGTGGCGTCCGAGGACGGGCGGCCCTGGATCGTGATGGAGCTGATCCGCGGGCTCTCGCTGGCCGACGTGCTGGAGGCCGAGGGGCCGATGAGCCCGCAGCGCGCCGCGCACATCGGGGAGCAGGTCCTGGCCGCGCTGCGGTCCGCGCACGACTCCGGCGTGCTGCACCGGGACGTGAAGCCGGCGAACGTGCTGATCGCCAACGACGGCCGGGTGGTGCTCAGCGACTTCGGGATCGCGAGCCTGGAGGGCTCCTCCGCCATCACCATGACGGGCGAGGTGGTCGGCTCCCCCGAATTCCTGGCCCCCGAGCGGGCGTTGGGCCGTGATCCGGGCCCCGAGTCGGACCTGTGGTCGCTCGGGGTGATGCTCTACGCGGCCGTCGAGGGCGTCTCGCCGTTCCGGCAGGCCACCCCTCTGGACACGCTGCGGGCCGTGGTGGACGAGGAGTTGCCGCGGCCGCGCCGGGCCGGGCCGCTGGAGCCCGTACTGGAGGGGCTGCTGCGGAAGGACCCGGCCGAGCGGCTGCCCGCGGCGGAGGCGGCCCGGATGCTGCGGGTGGTGGGCGCGGGCGGGGCCGTGCGGGCCTCGGGCGGGCCGGTGTCGGGACCGGACACGCCGACGGCCACCGCGCACCACCGGCACGAGCCGGGGGGCGGCGGAGCGCAAGGGGTGCCGCGAGCCCCCGGAACGCAGGGGTCGTCGTACGGGCAGCCCACGCCGCCGCTGCCCGCACCCCGGCCGGATGCGCGCGAGAGCCGCGCCGGGCTGGTGCTGACCGTGGGGATCGCGGTGCTGCTGCTGGCCCTGGCCGTGCTGGGGTGGCTGCTGCTGAAGGATCGCCAGCCGGCCGGCGGCGCCCGCGGGAACGGCGGCGCTCCGTCCGGTTCGGCCACCACCGCCCGGCCCGCCACCACGCCGCCCTCGGCCCCTCCGTCCGGATCGGCCCCGGCGTCGGCCTCGGCGTCGCCCGGTGCGGCGCAGCACGTCTCGGTGTACGTCAACGCCGTGCGCTCCACGTACACCGGCAGCTGTCCGCCGCCCGCCGGGCACGCGCCCGCCTTCGCCGCCACCGTCGAGGTGGAGCGCACTCCGGTCGTGCTGGAGTACCGCTGGGCCACGCGGAGCGGGCGGACCTCGGGCCCCGGCTGGCAGTCCGTCACGTACGAGGGGGCCGGGCCGAAGAGCCGGCGGCTGGAGCACACCGAGCTCACGCACGTCGCGGACGGGACCTTCGACGACGCGGTCCGGCTGGAGGTGCGGGGGCCGGCCGAGGTGACCACCCAGTGGGTGGCCACCTCGGTGACGTGCAGGAAGGAGACCCCGACGGGCGGGGCCTCCTCCCCCGAACCGAGTCCGTCACCGGCCGTCACGCCCACGGCGAGCGCTCCGGCGACCCCTGGGGACGGTGAGGGCGAGCACCCGGAGCCGGCCTGA
- a CDS encoding CaiB/BaiF CoA transferase family protein codes for MATEPLPLDGVTVVAVEQAVSAPFATRQLADLGARVIKVERPDGGDFARSYDTAAHGLASHFVWANRGKESIALDLKDPRGREVLHGLLADADVFVQNLAQGAAARLGLDSAALCARYPRLVAVDVSGYGAEGPYAHKRAYDMLVQCEAGLVSVTGTPEQPVKAGIPAADIAAAMYAFSGVLAALLRRGVTGRGGRVEVSMLDALAEWMGHPLHHTMHGGEQPVRTGLAHAVIAPYDAYPTADGDRVLLSVQNDREWRRLAEQVLERPELADDPAYATNTARTGNREKTDAVVAQALGGLGADEAIVRLEAAGIACARLNSVAQLAGHPQLAARDRWREVGSPVGPLRALLPPIGLPGGAAPHMGAVPALGEHTEALLRALGMAGAQISELRRDGVIA; via the coding sequence ATGGCTACCGAACCGCTCCCCCTCGACGGCGTCACCGTCGTCGCCGTCGAACAGGCCGTCTCGGCCCCCTTCGCCACCCGCCAGCTGGCCGACCTCGGCGCCAGGGTGATCAAGGTCGAGCGCCCCGACGGCGGCGACTTCGCGCGCTCCTACGACACCGCCGCGCACGGCCTCGCCTCGCACTTCGTCTGGGCCAACCGGGGCAAGGAGTCGATCGCGCTCGACCTGAAGGACCCGCGCGGCCGGGAGGTCCTGCACGGGCTGCTCGCCGACGCCGACGTCTTCGTGCAGAACCTGGCCCAGGGGGCGGCCGCCCGGCTCGGACTCGACTCGGCCGCCCTGTGCGCGCGTTACCCGCGGCTGGTCGCCGTGGACGTCTCGGGCTACGGCGCCGAGGGCCCGTACGCCCACAAGCGCGCCTACGACATGCTCGTGCAGTGCGAGGCGGGGCTGGTGTCGGTCACGGGCACTCCGGAACAGCCCGTCAAGGCGGGGATTCCGGCGGCGGACATCGCCGCGGCCATGTACGCCTTCTCGGGTGTGCTGGCCGCGCTGCTGCGCCGCGGGGTCACAGGGCGCGGGGGCAGGGTGGAGGTGTCGATGCTGGATGCGCTCGCCGAGTGGATGGGGCATCCGCTGCACCACACGATGCACGGCGGGGAGCAGCCCGTGCGCACCGGCCTCGCGCACGCGGTGATCGCGCCCTACGACGCGTATCCGACGGCCGACGGGGACCGGGTGCTGCTGTCGGTGCAGAACGACCGCGAGTGGCGGCGGTTGGCGGAACAGGTGCTGGAGCGGCCCGAGTTGGCGGACGATCCGGCGTACGCGACGAACACGGCCCGGACGGGGAACCGGGAGAAGACCGACGCGGTGGTGGCGCAGGCGCTGGGCGGGCTGGGCGCGGACGAGGCGATCGTACGGCTGGAGGCGGCGGGCATCGCGTGCGCGCGGCTGAACTCGGTGGCACAACTGGCCGGGCATCCGCAGCTGGCGGCCCGGGACCGCTGGCGGGAGGTGGGATCACCGGTCGGTCCGCTGCGGGCCCTGCTGCCCCCGATCGGGCTGCCGGGCGGCGCGGCACCGCACATGGGTGCGGTGCCCGCGCTGGGCGAACACACCGAGGCCCTGCTGCGCGCCCTGGGGATGGCGGGCGCGCAGATCTCGGAACTGCGCCGGGACGGTGTGATCGCGTAG
- a CDS encoding ABC transporter permease, with protein sequence MSTLLSDGGAVLTRQLQKARHAPALLILTQTMPITMLLFFGYVFGSALAMPGAEYREFLVPGLLAATAANGLMTGMFTAAQDAHRGVTDRFRTLPMSRTAVPLGQTAADLLTTGVSMVPLMLVGLAMGWRIENGLPGALGALGVLLLFRFATAWAGTYLGLLSRSEEAAGQLGSATFVLPMLSSAYLPTAGLPGWLRAVAEWNPISAVATAVRQLCGNAGAEAGAGAAWPAAHPVAGALLWSGLLLAVFVPLATRRFARGQG encoded by the coding sequence ATGAGCACCCTGCTGTCCGACGGCGGAGCCGTCCTGACCCGCCAGCTCCAGAAGGCCCGGCACGCCCCGGCGCTCCTGATCCTGACCCAGACCATGCCGATCACCATGCTGCTCTTCTTCGGCTACGTCTTCGGCAGCGCCCTCGCCATGCCGGGCGCGGAGTACCGGGAGTTCCTGGTCCCGGGGCTGCTCGCCGCCACCGCCGCGAACGGCCTGATGACCGGCATGTTCACGGCGGCGCAGGACGCCCACCGCGGGGTGACGGACCGGTTCCGGACCCTGCCGATGAGCCGCACCGCCGTGCCGCTCGGGCAGACGGCGGCCGACCTGCTCACCACCGGCGTGTCGATGGTGCCGCTGATGCTGGTGGGGCTGGCGATGGGCTGGCGGATCGAGAACGGCCTCCCCGGCGCGTTGGGGGCCCTGGGCGTGCTGCTGCTGTTCCGCTTCGCCACCGCGTGGGCGGGCACGTACCTGGGCCTGTTGAGCCGGAGCGAGGAGGCGGCGGGCCAGCTGGGCAGCGCGACCTTCGTCCTGCCGATGCTGTCCAGCGCGTACCTGCCGACCGCCGGACTGCCCGGGTGGCTGCGCGCGGTCGCCGAGTGGAACCCGATCAGCGCCGTCGCCACCGCCGTTCGCCAGCTGTGCGGGAACGCCGGGGCCGAGGCCGGGGCGGGCGCGGCCTGGCCCGCCGCGCATCCCGTGGCCGGGGCGCTGCTGTGGTCGGGGCTGCTCCTGGCGGTGTTCGTGCCGCTGGCCACGCGCAGGTTCGCGCGCGGGCAGGGCTGA
- a CDS encoding ATP-binding cassette domain-containing protein: protein MTTTYAVLSEGLEKNYGEVHALRGLDLAVPEGTVCGLLGPNGAGKTTAVRILATLTPPSGGRALIAGHDVTRDPAAVRRAIGVTGQYASVDGDLTGRENLRLFARLTGLRGSASRARADELLERFGLGEAADRVASTWSGGMRRRLDLAAGLITRPRVLFLDEPTTGLDPAAREHIWTAVRELVDKGAEGTTVLLTSQYLEEADRLADDIVVVDRGRAVATGTPARLKARIGARAEVTVTARDALAGAAAVLDQLTGGRPVLDEERLTVGVTVLDTGLTLPRIIRELDTAGVPVTDASLRPPTLDEVFLRLTRARPQPGARPEPQDRPQDRPQTRPAGQEYAA, encoded by the coding sequence ATGACGACTACGTACGCTGTACTTAGTGAAGGTCTGGAGAAGAACTACGGGGAGGTCCACGCCCTGCGCGGCCTCGACCTCGCCGTCCCCGAGGGCACCGTCTGCGGTCTCCTCGGCCCCAACGGCGCGGGCAAGACCACCGCCGTCCGGATCCTCGCCACCCTGACCCCGCCCTCCGGCGGCCGCGCCCTCATCGCCGGCCACGACGTCACGCGGGACCCCGCCGCCGTCCGCCGCGCCATCGGCGTCACCGGCCAGTACGCCTCCGTCGACGGGGACCTGACCGGCCGTGAGAACCTCCGGCTCTTCGCCCGGCTCACCGGACTGCGCGGTTCCGCGAGCCGGGCCCGGGCCGACGAGCTGCTGGAGCGCTTCGGGCTCGGCGAGGCCGCCGACCGGGTGGCCTCCACCTGGTCCGGCGGCATGAGGCGGCGCCTGGACCTGGCCGCCGGTCTGATCACCCGCCCCCGCGTGCTCTTCCTCGACGAACCGACGACCGGCCTCGATCCGGCGGCCCGGGAGCACATCTGGACCGCGGTACGGGAACTCGTCGACAAGGGAGCCGAGGGCACCACCGTGCTGCTCACCAGCCAGTACCTGGAGGAGGCCGACCGGCTCGCCGACGACATCGTGGTCGTCGACCGCGGCCGGGCCGTCGCCACCGGCACCCCGGCCCGGCTCAAGGCCCGGATCGGCGCCCGCGCCGAGGTGACCGTCACCGCGCGCGACGCGCTCGCGGGGGCCGCCGCCGTGCTCGACCAGCTCACCGGCGGCCGGCCCGTGCTCGACGAGGAGCGGCTGACCGTCGGCGTGACCGTCCTCGACACCGGGCTGACCCTGCCCCGGATCATCCGGGAACTCGACACGGCCGGCGTGCCGGTCACGGACGCGAGCCTGCGCCCGCCCACCCTCGACGAGGTGTTCCTGCGCCTCACCCGGGCCCGCCCCCAGCCCGGTGCCCGACCCGAGCCCCAGGACCGCCCCCAGGACCGCCCCCAGACCCGTCCCGCCGGCCAGGAGTACGCCGCATGA
- a CDS encoding TetR/AcrR family transcriptional regulator, giving the protein MTAGGRPAEPEVIWSRPPRTGRGPRPAHSRESIASEAVRIADAEGIEAVSMRRVAAGIGAGTMSLYNYVPRKEDLYELMVDAVSAEYEFTAPTGDWRADLLALARQTRALMHRHPWLPRLLTPVYGFSPNALRYLEHSLDCLAPLDAPDDEKLELVAAVNGTVATYVAGELALAERARSLPWGEEEEQRVRSAWLGSRLATGQYPRLAAALTGGGPVPGAGLDMAAVFDRSVSRLLGAWGA; this is encoded by the coding sequence ATGACAGCCGGCGGGCGACCCGCTGAACCCGAAGTGATCTGGTCCCGCCCCCCGCGGACCGGCCGCGGCCCCAGGCCCGCGCACAGCCGCGAGTCGATCGCGTCCGAGGCGGTGCGGATCGCCGACGCGGAGGGGATCGAGGCCGTGTCCATGCGGCGGGTGGCGGCCGGGATCGGCGCGGGGACCATGTCCCTCTACAACTACGTGCCGCGCAAGGAGGACTTGTACGAGCTGATGGTCGACGCCGTCAGCGCCGAGTACGAGTTCACCGCGCCGACCGGCGACTGGCGGGCCGACCTGCTGGCGCTGGCCCGCCAGACGCGGGCGCTGATGCACCGCCACCCGTGGCTGCCGCGCCTGCTGACGCCCGTCTACGGCTTCAGCCCGAACGCCCTGCGCTACCTGGAGCACAGCCTGGACTGCCTGGCCCCGCTGGACGCGCCGGACGACGAGAAACTGGAGCTCGTCGCCGCGGTCAACGGCACCGTCGCGACCTATGTGGCGGGCGAACTCGCGCTGGCCGAGCGGGCCCGGTCGCTGCCCTGGGGCGAGGAGGAGGAGCAGCGCGTACGGTCGGCCTGGCTCGGCTCCCGCCTGGCCACCGGGCAGTACCCGCGGCTGGCGGCGGCCCTCACCGGCGGCGGCCCGGTCCCGGGCGCGGGGCTGGACATGGCCGCGGTCTTCGACCGCTCGGTGTCGCGGCTGCTGGGGGCGTGGGGCGCGTAG
- a CDS encoding type ISP restriction/modification enzyme: protein MPWAVGGLRLGRDWVAAPDPAALRARWAALTGSEGAERERLFRPSRRRTPTTGAAALPGQRSAATTRFADAPGPCPDPVRVLREPFDEQWLLPDQRLIDAARPELWRVRDEHQLFLVETPEPLVTAHLPAGRLGRIRPLHRRPGGAEPNLAPGLLPLLGERHGGWVTPEDVLCWILAAGRPGPRGYEVPLAADPAHWRAGLELGHRLLTVQLRGGRGGEPPRLPGGRRPYVRSAVGAWPQALAYDAESETLSLGSGTVSPVPAGAWGYEAQGARVLEAWFAARTAHRGPDAEGLEALGPAQWPQSWTSELLALVTTLALLADLAPERAAFEAGPGLSAGKLRAAGVLPAPAWTRRPASVLDHQEEGPGGQFALL, encoded by the coding sequence ATGCCCTGGGCCGTGGGCGGCCTGCGCCTGGGCCGGGACTGGGTGGCCGCACCCGACCCGGCGGCCCTGCGCGCCCGCTGGGCCGCCCTGACCGGCTCCGAAGGGGCCGAGCGGGAGCGGCTGTTTCGCCCGAGCCGCCGCCGCACGCCGACGACAGGGGCGGCCGCGCTGCCCGGACAGCGCTCGGCGGCCACGACCCGTTTCGCCGACGCCCCCGGCCCCTGCCCCGACCCGGTACGGGTGCTCCGCGAGCCCTTCGACGAGCAGTGGCTCCTGCCCGACCAGCGGCTCATCGACGCGGCCCGCCCGGAGCTCTGGCGGGTCCGGGACGAGCACCAGCTGTTCCTCGTCGAGACCCCGGAGCCGCTGGTCACCGCGCACCTCCCGGCCGGCCGGCTCGGGCGGATCCGCCCCCTGCACCGGCGCCCCGGCGGCGCCGAGCCGAACCTCGCCCCCGGCCTGCTGCCGCTGCTGGGCGAGCGGCACGGCGGCTGGGTCACCCCCGAGGACGTCCTGTGCTGGATCCTCGCGGCGGGCCGCCCGGGGCCGCGGGGGTACGAGGTCCCGCTCGCCGCCGACCCCGCGCACTGGCGGGCCGGTCTGGAGCTCGGGCACCGCCTGCTCACCGTCCAGCTGCGCGGAGGCCGCGGAGGCGAGCCGCCCCGGCTGCCCGGCGGGCGCCGCCCGTACGTCCGCTCGGCGGTCGGGGCGTGGCCGCAGGCGCTCGCGTACGACGCCGAGAGCGAGACGCTGAGCCTCGGCAGCGGAACCGTGTCCCCCGTACCGGCCGGGGCCTGGGGGTACGAGGCGCAGGGCGCGCGGGTGCTGGAGGCCTGGTTCGCCGCGCGCACCGCGCACCGCGGCCCGGACGCCGAGGGGCTGGAGGCACTGGGGCCCGCCCAGTGGCCGCAGAGCTGGACCTCGGAGCTGCTCGCCCTGGTGACCACGCTGGCGCTGCTGGCCGATCTGGCCCCGGAGCGGGCCGCGTTCGAGGCCGGGCCGGGCCTGTCGGCCGGGAAGCTGCGCGCGGCGGGGGTGCTGCCGGCCCCGGCCTGGACCCGGCGCCCGGCCTCGGTGCTGGACCACCAGGAGGAGGGCCCGGGCGGGCAGTTCGCACTCCTCTGA
- a CDS encoding GntR family transcriptional regulator, with amino-acid sequence MTAFAPDSLVLNRKLPLWYQVSQSLRASILGRTPDASLRLPTEEQLAEHYGVSVLTMRQALKELEGEGLISRHRRRGTFIEPGALRSAPVRLLGSVDAIVAQQSGDRTTILGHGRTAVSGELLEHFPDTPEVVTYRRLRHDRESGEPTNWVENAVLPEFAGAVDLADLERWPMTKVLRDVVGVRISRITDTVEARLADPETAELLQVPLLSPILHYTGVTYDEDGRVVDVARIRYRGDRFSFTVTVDAH; translated from the coding sequence GTGACCGCCTTCGCCCCCGACTCGCTGGTCCTGAACCGGAAGCTGCCGCTCTGGTATCAGGTGTCGCAGTCACTGCGCGCCTCGATACTGGGGCGCACCCCGGACGCCTCGCTGCGCCTGCCCACCGAGGAGCAGCTCGCCGAGCACTACGGGGTGAGCGTGCTGACCATGCGGCAGGCGCTCAAGGAGCTGGAGGGCGAGGGCCTGATCAGCCGGCACCGGCGGCGCGGCACGTTCATCGAGCCGGGCGCGCTGCGCAGCGCCCCGGTCCGGCTGCTGGGCTCGGTCGACGCGATCGTGGCCCAGCAGTCGGGCGACCGCACGACGATCCTGGGCCACGGGCGGACCGCCGTGTCCGGGGAGCTGCTGGAGCACTTCCCGGACACGCCGGAGGTGGTCACGTACCGCCGGCTGCGCCACGACCGCGAGAGCGGCGAGCCGACCAACTGGGTGGAGAACGCGGTCCTCCCGGAGTTCGCCGGGGCGGTGGACCTCGCCGATCTCGAACGCTGGCCGATGACGAAGGTGCTGCGGGACGTCGTGGGCGTGCGCATCAGCCGGATCACGGACACGGTCGAGGCGCGGCTCGCCGACCCGGAGACGGCCGAGCTGCTCCAGGTCCCGCTGCTCAGCCCGATCCTGCACTACACGGGCGTCACGTACGACGAGGACGGCCGGGTGGTGGACGTAGCGCGCATCCGCTACCGCGGCGACCGGTTCTCCTTCACGGTGACCGTCGACGCGCACTGA